A genomic segment from Bos mutus isolate GX-2022 chromosome 14, NWIPB_WYAK_1.1, whole genome shotgun sequence encodes:
- the LYPLA1 gene encoding acyl-protein thioesterase 1 isoform X2 encodes MCGNNMSAPLPAIVPAARKATAAVIFLHGLGDTGHGWAEAFAGIRSAHIKYICPHAPVMPVTLNMNMAMPSWFDIIGLSPDSLEDETGIKQAAENVKALIDQEVKNGIPSNRIILGGFSQGPIGGVNRDISILQCHGDLDPLVPLMFGSLTAEKLKTLVNPANVTFRTYAGMMHSSCQQEMMDIKQFIDKLLPPVD; translated from the exons ATGTGCGGCAATAACATGTCGGCTCCGCTGCCCGCCATCGTGCCTGCCGCCCGTAAGGCCACCGCCGCG GTGATCTTCCTTCATGGATTGGGAGACACAGG GCATGGATGGGCAGAAGCCTTTGCCGGAATCAGAAGCGCCCACATCAAATACATCTGCCCGCATGC ACCGGTTATGCCTGTAACATTAAATATGAACATGGCCATGCCATCATG GTTTGACATTATTGGGCTTTCGCCAGATTCACTGGAGGATGAAACTGGAATTAAACAGGCAGCAGAAAATG ttAAAGCTTTGATAGATCAAGAGGTGAAGAACGGCATTCCTTCTAACAGAATTATTTTGGGAGGATTTTCTCAG GGCCCTATCGGTGGCGTGAATAGAGACATTTCTATTCTTCAGTGCCATGGGGACCTGGATCCTCTAGTCCCCCTGATGTTCGGTTCTCTCACTGCTGAGAAGCTGAAGACATTGGTGAATCCAGCCAATGTGACCTTCAGAACCTACGCAGGCATGATGCACAGTTCATGTCAACAG GAAATGATGGACATCAAGCAGTTCATTGATAAGCTCCTACCTCCTGTTGACTGA
- the LYPLA1 gene encoding acyl-protein thioesterase 1 isoform X1 — MCGNNMSAPLPAIVPAARKATAAVIFLHGLGDTGHGWAEAFAGIRSAHIKYICPHAPVMPVTLNMNMAMPSWFDIIGLSPDSLEDETGIKQAAENVKALIDQEVKNGIPSNRIILGGFSQGGALSLYTALTTQQKLAGVTALSCWLPLRASFPQGPIGGVNRDISILQCHGDLDPLVPLMFGSLTAEKLKTLVNPANVTFRTYAGMMHSSCQQEMMDIKQFIDKLLPPVD, encoded by the exons ATGTGCGGCAATAACATGTCGGCTCCGCTGCCCGCCATCGTGCCTGCCGCCCGTAAGGCCACCGCCGCG GTGATCTTCCTTCATGGATTGGGAGACACAGG GCATGGATGGGCAGAAGCCTTTGCCGGAATCAGAAGCGCCCACATCAAATACATCTGCCCGCATGC ACCGGTTATGCCTGTAACATTAAATATGAACATGGCCATGCCATCATG GTTTGACATTATTGGGCTTTCGCCAGATTCACTGGAGGATGAAACTGGAATTAAACAGGCAGCAGAAAATG ttAAAGCTTTGATAGATCAAGAGGTGAAGAACGGCATTCCTTCTAACAGAATTATTTTGGGAGGATTTTCTCAG GGAGGAGCTTTATCTCTGTACACGGCTCTGACCACACAGCAGAAGCTGGCCGGGGTCACCGCTCTCAGCTGCTGGCTGCCACTGCGGGCTTCGTTTCCACAG GGCCCTATCGGTGGCGTGAATAGAGACATTTCTATTCTTCAGTGCCATGGGGACCTGGATCCTCTAGTCCCCCTGATGTTCGGTTCTCTCACTGCTGAGAAGCTGAAGACATTGGTGAATCCAGCCAATGTGACCTTCAGAACCTACGCAGGCATGATGCACAGTTCATGTCAACAG GAAATGATGGACATCAAGCAGTTCATTGATAAGCTCCTACCTCCTGTTGACTGA
- the TCEA1 gene encoding transcription elongation factor A protein 1 isoform X2: protein MEDEVIRIAKKMDKMVQKKNAAGALDLLKELKNIPMTLELLQSTRIGMSVNAIRKQSTDEEVTSLAKSLIKSWKKLLDGPSTDKDSEEKKKDTAVTSQNSPEAREESSSGNMSSRKDETNARDTYVSSFPRAPSTSDSVRLKCREMLAAALRTGDDYIAIGADEEELGSQIEEAIYQEIRNTDMKYKNRVRSRISNLKDAKNPNLRKNVLCGNIPPDLFARMTAEEMASDELKEMRKNLTKEAIREHQMAKTGGTQTDLFTCGKCKKKNCTYTQVQTRSADEPMTTFVVCNECGNRWKFC, encoded by the exons ATGGAGGACGAGGTGATCCGCATTGCCAAGAAGATGGACAAGATGGTGCAGAAGAAGAACGCG gctGGAGCATTGGATTTACTGAAGGAGCTTAAGAATATTCCCATGACCCTGGAACTATTACAG TCCACAAGAATTGGAATGTCAGTGAATGCTATTCGCAAGCAGAGCACAGATGAAGAAGTTACATCTTTAGCAAAGTCCCTCATCAAATCCTGGAAAAAGTTATTAG ATGGACCATCAACAGATAAAGactctgaagaaaagaaaaaagatactgCAGTTACGTCACAGAATAGCCCTGAAGCAAGAGAGGAAAG CTCCAGTGGCAACATGAGCAGCAGAAAGGACGAGACCAATGCCCGGGACACGTACGTCTCATCTTTTCCTCGGGCGCCGAGCACTTCTGATTCTGTGCGGTTAAAGTGCAGGGAGATGCTCGCTGCTGCTCTCCGAACAGGAG ATGACTATATCGCCATTGGAGCTGACGAGGAAGAATTGGGATCTCAGATTGAGGAAG CTATCTATCAAGAAATAAGGAACACAGACATGAAATACAAAAATAGAGTACGAAGTAGGATATCAAATCTTAAGGATGCCAAAAATCCAAATTTAAGGAAAAACGTGCTGTGTGGGAACATTCCTCCTGACTTGTTTGCTAGAATGACAGCAGAG GAGATGGCTAGTGATGAGCTCAAAGAGATGCGGAAAAACTTGACCAAAGAAGCCATCAGAGAGCATCAGATGGCCAAGACAGGCGGAACCCAGACGGACTTGTTCACATGCGGCAAATGTAAAAAGAAGAACTGCACTTACACACAG
- the TCEA1 gene encoding transcription elongation factor A protein 1 isoform X1, producing MEDEVIRIAKKMDKMVQKKNAAGALDLLKELKNIPMTLELLQSTRIGMSVNAIRKQSTDEEVTSLAKSLIKSWKKLLDGPSTDKDSEEKKKDTAVTSQNSPEAREESSSSGNMSSRKDETNARDTYVSSFPRAPSTSDSVRLKCREMLAAALRTGDDYIAIGADEEELGSQIEEAIYQEIRNTDMKYKNRVRSRISNLKDAKNPNLRKNVLCGNIPPDLFARMTAEEMASDELKEMRKNLTKEAIREHQMAKTGGTQTDLFTCGKCKKKNCTYTQVQTRSADEPMTTFVVCNECGNRWKFC from the exons ATGGAGGACGAGGTGATCCGCATTGCCAAGAAGATGGACAAGATGGTGCAGAAGAAGAACGCG gctGGAGCATTGGATTTACTGAAGGAGCTTAAGAATATTCCCATGACCCTGGAACTATTACAG TCCACAAGAATTGGAATGTCAGTGAATGCTATTCGCAAGCAGAGCACAGATGAAGAAGTTACATCTTTAGCAAAGTCCCTCATCAAATCCTGGAAAAAGTTATTAG ATGGACCATCAACAGATAAAGactctgaagaaaagaaaaaagatactgCAGTTACGTCACAGAATAGCCCTGAAGCAAGAGAGGAAAG CAGCTCCAGTGGCAACATGAGCAGCAGAAAGGACGAGACCAATGCCCGGGACACGTACGTCTCATCTTTTCCTCGGGCGCCGAGCACTTCTGATTCTGTGCGGTTAAAGTGCAGGGAGATGCTCGCTGCTGCTCTCCGAACAGGAG ATGACTATATCGCCATTGGAGCTGACGAGGAAGAATTGGGATCTCAGATTGAGGAAG CTATCTATCAAGAAATAAGGAACACAGACATGAAATACAAAAATAGAGTACGAAGTAGGATATCAAATCTTAAGGATGCCAAAAATCCAAATTTAAGGAAAAACGTGCTGTGTGGGAACATTCCTCCTGACTTGTTTGCTAGAATGACAGCAGAG GAGATGGCTAGTGATGAGCTCAAAGAGATGCGGAAAAACTTGACCAAAGAAGCCATCAGAGAGCATCAGATGGCCAAGACAGGCGGAACCCAGACGGACTTGTTCACATGCGGCAAATGTAAAAAGAAGAACTGCACTTACACACAG